The Manduca sexta isolate Smith_Timp_Sample1 chromosome 20, JHU_Msex_v1.0, whole genome shotgun sequence DNA segment TTCGAGTGTCTGAGGTAAGATTATGAGAggttattacattaaatttgtgttttgataCAACTTCCGTTCACATTAACGTAACGGATGAGCAATGTAGATCATCTCGACTTactattatgataataattataacaaaataccaGCCACCatccattgctgagcacgggcctcctctactattgagaggcgACCTGGGtctactacgctggcctagtagttggcagacttcacataccttcgaaaacATTCTCAGTATATAGGTTTCTGcataatgtttttcttcacctttTAAACAAacgataatatttattgataaataaacaatatacacgtaacttcgaaaagtaCACAGACGTATAAAAgtgaaaagtcggaggtgtgtgcttTGGATTTTAAATCTACAGACATCGGTCTTAGGCCTTGGTAGACCAATCCTTTTCCAATGAGCCTACCATGCacttatatcaaatataataaagaataattttaaagctGTCACTTTTTGAATTGAAtgatttaaaatcttaatatttgGTCCAGGTGCCGTTTCCTTCGATTACGATATGCCCACAACGGAAGATTTCAAAATACCACAACTACGCAAAACAGAAGCAAACAATTTACGAAAATGTGTCgcaaatgtaaatattgtattatattataaatgtaatatttttgtactaaaGTCTATAAATTTCTTAGTCGTGGAGTCGCACTCCCTTAAAAATTAGCCTGCAAGAACTGACCTGCAAGATATTCTGATCTCAAGAATGTCTATAGGAATTAGGACACCTCATTGCATTCAATAAAGtcataacatttttttgcaGAGCGagacacataataatatgtttttattagatattatttataggtGGACCATAATAagcaaataattatgtaattttattttatactagattAATTATTCGTCTCAAATTCTTTCGACAATTAATTGGATTAAATAAATCTGTAAGGAATGGACGGAGGTTTTTAGCCGTTTAGGAATTTGATTTGCTTATTAGCGGTTAAAACTTCACTTTGATATTCACAATTTCGACACGCGGTAGCCGTGTCGGCTGAGCCAAGAACAAGGAACCACATATGTTGAAGCGAGCTAAATGCTTTATaacttaaaatctatttaacattaacccatgaaattgttttatttgagaAAATCAAGCATGGAAAGGTCAGATTATCCATTGCCAGATTAAACGTTATGATTTGTGACGTTATTGTTGATTTTGAGTAAAATGCTATTAAGTAGTATTTTGTATACCATATTTTGTGCCATTCGATTTGGTACTTATGTTCTACAAAATTTGAACTTGGTAACTATACGTCATTTGGCTCTCGACTCTAACTTTACCGTCATTTCATCCAACTTCCTAACCGGCTGAATTGTTTATTTctgtaaaatgtatttcataaatTCTTTTAGTTCAGACTACAACCGAAAACAATTTGAAGACATCTCACTCATTTGCAATGAAGACACTACTTTCGAAGACATGTCTACAACGTGGTTAGATCGAAACTATTCGGACAGGGACTTGCTGAGACACATCGATGGGGTATAAAAATGGATgcatttattaagattttttttatttatttcttatttttatatggagGTTGGTAGGCTGATTGAATTTACCCAATGATATGTAGATATGATTTTTATCTTAGAAAAGTACACAGTGCGATTTCTATCTAGAAAAACAAAATCGTGAGGGCGAAATCGCGAGCACCTCCGAGTTACCtgtaaagtataaagcctgcgGGGAATCAATATCATAAATCTACTATCTGATTTATAGGTGTTTTTAATCAGTATCACCCCGCAGTCTCGAATTCGTTTCaaatatgacgataggcttgcTCCCCTATCATATCGTATGGCGGAACACACAGGAAACAAATAGATGACCTGGTTGTTTAAATCTATCTATGCACGACGTATTTCATTTTTTCCTTGACcaaactattttattacagGCAATGAATACGCATCGCCTGATGCTGAATTTCATGTCGGAGTGCAAATGGCGCCATGAAATATTACAGTGTTCCGATATTTTGAACGGAGTGTACACACAAGAAGGCTTGTGTTTCAACTTTAACGGATTAGCCGCGGATGATTTATTTCGAACGAAGCAGTGAGTAGTCATTTTATAGCTAACTAGGTTTCGTTCGTGGTTTCGCCTGATTATTCAATTTTCCTATCCTCAATACTTAGAAGTAAAATAGAATAATCctcgaaatattataatttaattttaactcatattttacaaataattgattgccataacttaaaaaaaagcttattcgtattttaattaaaaatataaattataattagtacggTCTTAAACAAAGCAtaatcaaaaattattattaaacatatttttttctgatcaAAACAATGATTATTTCGTTACTTGAGGATAagaaactagttttattaaatataaaggttAAGTTCttctcaaataataaaattttcaggaTACATAAGAATTACAGTTATATTCAAAGAAGGAAACCTCTAAAGAAATGGAGCCTGGAGGGCGGATACGAGGACGAATCCTTTAGTACATATCCTAGGCGGGGACGGGTGAGCTTCTTGTCTTAATATTACTGTGTTGTTCCTAGCACCTCTCGTGTGAGACAGTGATGATATGGCCGGAATATTCATGGATTTTTCTTAGCGCACTCGACGAtaagccatttttttttaattgcttttgtGTGACTAGACGAGTCTATCTTTTGGCTGTTCGTAAGTGATACGgctacccataaacagtagcaacatcatccagacttttgaattaaaaacaaCTTTGTGCACAGCGGTCGTCACCCTGAGCCGTacgatgttaagtctcatgagGCCCAATTACTACACTGGGTAGAAaatcctttaaaccggaatacaGCAGTGCatgcactgctgcttggcgacagaaatagacattgcgctAGTTTATATCCAGTGATGATCCCGTGAATACGATCTACCACCAGTGATGATTTATTGTTTGATTGTTATCAAGCTTTTGGAGTATGGAAACCACGTCATGCATCATACCTATAGATTACAATCTACATCTGCTTTGTTTCACAAAAAAACGCTAAAAGGAAGTCAAAAACGATCCAGTCGTGTCCATCCGCCCGGCTGCCGTTTCGTCAAGGGCTACTGTATTTATGGTATCTAATTAAAAGTGGTAAAAATGGacatcagtttcttccctagcatGAAAAGACCGATTCGAAACATCCAATGAAACAAATCAACATGAAGGAGtcttttatagtattttataaagtcGGTGAAGTTATCGGCGGTTCATAATTTTTCAAAAGTCGTCAACTTTCTAAAGGCTATGATCAGTaaccacttacaatcaggtgtcTTGTTTGTTTGTCTGATCTTCAAAAGGAAAAAACTATCTTTTCTACCGGTATGACAAAACATTACATCGAACCTAATGGTaagtataatttacttttaaaatgtcaatCATCGCAAACGGCTTTTCTCCGTGGACGCTAGGGTTTCGCCGCGATTTATTTGGAGCTACACCTGAAATCCACCATACCAGCGATCTGCTTGTGTTCTTGAttcattactataaaaatattatattcttcagCAAAACGGAGCCGAGCCAGATCTAGTCATTCTATTCATCGAGGATAGAAGTCAACTAGACGAGGAATGTAATTCAGTCTACTCAGGACAAAAGGTCAGTTTGAAACAATTGAATCTGCCTACTTAACGCGCCACGTACAAGTAATTTGTCTACAGAATGAATGACCGGATCAAgcaaaatagtattattacattaatgtaGAAAATAAATGTGGTGCCATACTTTATTGTGAAGTTTCGTGTGGTGTGTGAGATTAATGGAGATAAGAAGGAAATAAGAAAAGGATATGATGTTCGAACATCTTATCCTTCGTCATTCTATCCTAATTCTTATTTTCGTTCTTTAAGGTCGACAGAGAAACCACGAACTATATTATTAGCTGGGATCatgaattattatgatattttatacagGTATACGTGCAGCACCCCGCGGATATGCCGCAGTCATCTCTCTACTACTACGCCATGCCCCCGGACCAAACTTCCTCTTTTGCTCTCAAATACAGTCTTGTGGCAACGTCAGATGAGGTCAAAGACTATACCCCCGAAATGTGAGTGGTGGAGCTGTTTAATCAGGTGTTTACAATTATTGGTGTTGGTAGACGATCTGTCTTACTAGAATACCATATAAATAAGTTCTGTTATATCTTGGCTTCTAAAGTATAATCTAACATGGcagagaaaaataaatgaaaattatttaatttattacttagctCTTGAATATTAAGTTTTTCCCTTTTTACGGTCTTCAAATGCGGTGATGATGTGAAAGCAGGCAAGTGTCTCAAATATGTTGGACCAAATggatcaaaaaataataaataatgtttacgtcTTTGGAATAGTTCAAGTTTAATACAGCACCAATACTTGGTAGTTTGAACCTGAGTGAATAAGGATTtgggaaattatttttgttgttgcgCATAATAAATATGATGCATAGTGCAtaataccaatatattataataccaacTGAAGATTCTAAAGAAACGTATTTAAATGTTGCAGACGGCACTGCTACTTCCCCGGGGAGCGGTATCTTCGCTATTTCAAAGTATACACGGAGAACAACTGTAGGCTCGAGTGTTTGTCTAACTACACATACAACATGTGCGGCTGCGTGGGTTTCTATATGCCTCGTAAGTATACATAAAAGGAAGTTAACGggtattttttagttttctgttactttaattgttgtattattttcattgtagaTAACACCAGTAATAGGATCTGCACCATACAAAGCAAACCTTGTATGGAATCAGTAATAGgcaagtaaaattaatttttgtcCGATTTTTGAGTGATTGTGCAAAACATTTTCAAcggtttaaaacattatttatctcattaataagtattatttacagaaaaaattGCGGAAACAGAGACGGCGGATATCAGCGCGAGAATGTGTAACTGTTTACCTGCTTGCAACTCCGTCGAATATGATGCCGAGGTTTTAAAGACAAAGTTTAATATCAAACAACACTTAATGAATAGGAGGAACCAACAATCTGCCGAGTATTGGaagaagtaatttataattacttttatttttattgtatctgCTTACTAAAGACACATAACTAAATTAAAGCAGAGACATAATGTAGGCCGTAGATTCAGATTATGGAAGTAGTGATTTGAAGACAAAGTTAGATATCAAACGTTACTTACTAATCAATAAAAGCGAGGCTTCTACTTCGCATAGGGAGAAGTTATTTaccttttttgttatttttaaattaaccatGGACTATAGTACCTTACCTAGGTAGGTAGGAGTAGGTAATCAAGGTGCACCGTGGAGTCAGATTATGAAAATAGTGATAACAGCATTATAACGTACATACGGATACgtgtatacatatatgtatataagagAACTCCGGGCTATAGGATAACATTAGATCTATTAATATTCTTTGATACTTTGGCCAATAACGTGAATGCATGGCCGAGCATTTCCCATGATTTCAATCTCATTGCTCTTTAAGGAACTGTTCACAAATAAATGAACGTTTTCCAGTAAATTGTCTTGCTTTTAAATCATTTCAATGATTAAGGCGTATAAAAATTTCTCGTTGTGTCATCTGATGATTGTGCCAATTTTTCTTGACAAAAGTCTTCATTAACCATGGCGTCTAATTCTGAATACCACATTTATACCTTTTCTTCGCAATGCTAGCATTTGTAACAACTACCCTTGTTGAAATTTCAAAACTCTTCAAAATATTCGCTTATAGTAGCGTCACTATAAGTGTTTAAGATTGCTTCTGGTAGGTTATTTGGatccacctggatagcgaccactttgcacaaggtgtaaaacccgccataatggccacCTCGACCTGTTTTGCTttatccagtttcaaacagaGAAGCATGATTGAGTCGACTGGCAacggataatcatttctcgacAGTTGACACTCTAACTGGACTTTATTCTACTTACGATCAGATGCAGCGAGGGCACATTGGCGTACCCATGCAAAAAATTACGAGCTACAGCTTTAGATATCTTCGTATTAGAGAGATAATATGTCTcgtttatcgatatttaaaaaaaaatatctttacgaTCCAGTCACATATCAATTTATTCTTCAATGAGGTTTTGTTAAATAGATATCCAAGATTATTGAGCtgatacattatatattattacttatcgTTTACGCCATATTATATACAAGAAAAcgtttattcataataaaaaaaaatatatacttcacAGTTGCTCGTTTTCAAAACTGGAGGTGTATTTCAAGAGCCCTCGCTTCGTGTCCATGCGCCGCTCGGAGCTGTTCGGTCTGACCGACTTCATCGCCAACTGCGGAGGGCTGCTGGGCTTGTTCTTAGGGTTCTCCTTCCTCAGCCTCGCCGAGATCTTCTATTACATGACCCTCAGGTATTTTCTAGTGTTATCTAACTATAGCGCATTAGTATGGTCGAACAATATAACAAACGTTAGTTAATAGCTTATTAGTATGAAAAGTATAGGGATTTTGCGTTGTTGTATCTCATTTTATCAAATTTAGATTCTAAACTACGTAGAGAATTCGATTCATACAATATAACAAACTGACTAACGTTTGTTATATTGAACGTtgggataaaattataacataaataaaacgcgataaaattcctaaaatagttttatttgaatttataatattcgcgtaaacataagaaatcgttataTTTTCAGACTTTGGTGCGTTTTCAAGAGTGATTTGAACAAGGCGAACCAGTAAAATAGCTAAAAGATGTCTACTCTTCGAATTGGTTTTAGTAGAAGCTATGGGTTAAAAagtttcgatgaaatttggtatggatatagtttgagaccctaggaaggacatgggctactttttatcctggaagaATGTAtggcggaacttttatcccaaGAAACTTTAAAgcttgttaataataatttcgagTACCTCCCCAACTTttcttgtatataaaatattcacactTAGTTacgataaatttaatattgtaataataagtataatttaaatgaaattttatcgATGGGTGTTTTCGGACAGAAATTTGTATTCTACCTTGCACAACACTTTTGGGAGTTTGATTATGGGTTATCGGAGCACATAACCACAGCTTGTTTTTCaatatgacattaaaaatatttttttaaaactaaattattttttatttatttttacctatgTCAGTAACTGAGGCTTATAACTCTTACAAACCATTCGTGTATAGATGTAGTCAAAGGATAGCTTCCTGCattatataatcaaaattaaaccgATTTCAAAAGTCTCAAATCGCAAACTAAGCCAGGTGCTTGTTTTGCAACCGAcgttaatatctataatttccGAAGTATAATgggctttaaatattaatcaataagaGTAAGGATCTGAGCCACTGCTACTTGCTAGGTTAAGTTAGTCCATTCATCATCATTAAGCACGTGAAGTCCATGGCCGAACATAAGcatcccctaaagatttccaaataaACCTTTCAAAAGCGGccttaattctatattttctattattttcttaCCTTTATTAAGTCGTCTGTCCACGCTACGCTTGCTAGTACGAGGTCTCTAGTTCAGTCATGCTGTAGACAAATATATGTAAAGTAGAGTTAGAACTCAGTGGTACAGCGCCTAGAAATACGGCAACATAATAGGTAGGAACAAATGATGCGTTAGCCTTTCTCTAAAATATACCCTTaagataataatacaataaagagTATCAGATCAGAGATGAGTCGTCAAAGGTCTCTGAATCcgttttaaataagatttagaGAGGGACGCGATAAACTTTTCTATAAACTT contains these protein-coding regions:
- the LOC115452711 gene encoding pickpocket protein 28 — translated: MEDDSGIATVYNKDCSQKQKKRCKKAILGEQFEDFTKNTSLHGLRFITEREATMVEKMFWLILFLASMGVCLYQIRNVWIKWDTSPVIVSINERLVRVSEVPFPSITICPQRKISKYHNYAKQKQTIYENVSQISDYNRKQFEDISLICNEDTTFEDMSTTWLDRNYSDRDLLRHIDGAMNTHRLMLNFMSECKWRHEILQCSDILNGVYTQEGLCFNFNGLAADDLFRTKQIHKNYSYIQRRKPLKKWSLEGGYEDESFSTYPRRGRQNGAEPDLVILFIEDRSQLDEECNSVYSGQKVYVQHPADMPQSSLYYYAMPPDQTSSFALKYSLVATSDEVKDYTPEIRHCYFPGERYLRYFKVYTENNCRLECLSNYTYNMCGCVGFYMPHNTSNRICTIQSKPCMESVIEKIAETETADISARMCNCLPACNSVEYDAEVLKTKFNIKQHLMNRRNQQSAEYWKNCSFSKLEVYFKSPRFVSMRRSELFGLTDFIANCGGLLGLFLGFSFLSLAEIFYYMTLRLWCVFKSDLNKANQ